The Sorangiineae bacterium MSr11367 genome window below encodes:
- a CDS encoding type II secretion system F family protein, whose product MSYPVYRILMVALLVLTLGSLVFWIALRPSRTTSRLGMRGLKRQQSLLRSPSWATIEPLVRWLGVRVGAVLDEGTRANLDMQLTYAGDYLGLSADEYFALIVFSGLGGGAVGSLLAYFVQMSIAWLPIPIGLALGAAVPYLIVDGARVGRWKAINRGLPYAVDLMALSMSAGLDFPGSVQQVVEKAKANEALREELAFLLQQLQLGRTRTQALRELAARVPIESVREFAQALIQAEERGNPVAAVLEVQAATSRTRRSNLAEKAAENMRAKMVLPTMVLIGVGMILIAVPSAMMLDKLSTGGLK is encoded by the coding sequence ATGAGCTATCCCGTTTATCGCATTCTCATGGTGGCGCTGTTGGTCCTGACGTTGGGATCCCTCGTATTCTGGATTGCGCTCCGCCCCTCGCGCACGACGTCGCGCTTGGGCATGCGAGGGCTCAAACGGCAGCAATCGCTGTTGCGGAGCCCGTCCTGGGCGACCATCGAGCCGCTGGTGCGCTGGTTGGGCGTGCGCGTGGGGGCCGTGCTCGATGAGGGCACGCGCGCGAACCTCGATATGCAATTGACCTATGCGGGGGATTACCTCGGGCTCTCCGCCGACGAGTATTTCGCCCTCATCGTCTTCAGTGGATTGGGCGGCGGCGCCGTGGGAAGCCTTCTCGCGTACTTCGTCCAAATGAGCATTGCCTGGCTGCCCATTCCCATCGGCCTGGCGCTGGGGGCGGCGGTGCCGTACCTCATCGTGGACGGTGCGCGGGTCGGTCGCTGGAAGGCCATCAACCGCGGCCTTCCGTATGCCGTCGACCTCATGGCCCTCTCCATGAGCGCGGGGCTCGATTTTCCGGGCTCGGTGCAGCAGGTCGTCGAAAAGGCCAAGGCCAACGAGGCCCTGCGCGAGGAGCTCGCGTTCTTGCTCCAGCAGCTGCAACTGGGGCGCACGCGCACGCAGGCGCTGCGCGAGCTGGCCGCGCGCGTTCCCATCGAGAGCGTGCGCGAGTTCGCGCAGGCGCTCATTCAAGCCGAAGAACGCGGCAATCCGGTGGCCGCGGTGCTCGAGGTGCAGGCCGCCACCTCGCGCACGCGGCGCTCCAATCTGGCCGAAAAGGCCGCAGAGAACATGCGCGCCAAAATGGTGCTGCCGACGATGGTTCTCATCGGCGTCGGCATGATCCTCATCGCGGTGCCGTCCGCCATGATGCTCGACAAGCTTTCGACGGGAGGTCTCAAATGA
- a CDS encoding type II secretion system F family protein: MKETFLRWFAAIGRGDVPSTVYEIVGLAFVWFGVAAFVYVSATDPRGAARRVGANYAGGLNVHLRSMFLPERGAYFAWLQLIGAIALLAIYGFVKLEALLYATVAAIVVPPVLLRSMAKRRRKRLDDQVHGFTLALANALKTTASIGEALWITLDVTAKPLREELETALKQVRIGSTLEEALLAMTARAQSTSLDVVVSALLIGRQTGGDLPRILEGTAGSLRELKRLEELTEKVTLGARQSLLIAAAITACLAFFLPRVVPGFFDPLRDTVKGQLVVAQCVFMYFSALYLGYRFTRMDI; encoded by the coding sequence ATGAAGGAGACGTTCTTGCGCTGGTTCGCCGCCATCGGTCGCGGCGACGTGCCCTCCACCGTCTACGAGATCGTCGGTCTCGCGTTCGTCTGGTTCGGGGTCGCGGCCTTCGTGTACGTCTCGGCCACCGATCCCCGCGGGGCGGCCCGCCGCGTCGGGGCCAATTACGCGGGCGGCCTGAATGTCCACCTGCGCAGCATGTTCCTCCCCGAGCGCGGCGCCTACTTCGCGTGGCTCCAGCTCATTGGCGCGATCGCGCTGCTGGCGATTTACGGCTTCGTGAAGCTCGAAGCCCTCCTCTATGCCACCGTGGCCGCCATCGTCGTGCCGCCCGTGCTCCTTCGCTCGATGGCCAAGCGACGACGAAAGCGCCTGGACGATCAGGTGCACGGCTTCACCCTGGCCCTGGCCAATGCGCTCAAGACCACGGCGAGCATCGGCGAGGCCCTTTGGATCACCCTGGACGTGACCGCGAAGCCGCTGCGCGAAGAGCTGGAGACCGCGCTCAAACAAGTGCGCATCGGCAGCACCCTGGAGGAAGCGCTCCTCGCCATGACGGCCCGCGCGCAATCCACGTCGCTCGACGTCGTCGTCTCCGCGCTGCTCATCGGCCGCCAGACCGGTGGCGATCTGCCGCGCATCCTCGAGGGCACCGCCGGCTCGCTCCGTGAGCTCAAACGCCTCGAGGAGTTGACCGAGAAGGTCACCCTTGGCGCGCGCCAATCGTTGCTCATCGCGGCGGCCATCACCGCGTGCCTCGCGTTCTTCCTGCCGCGCGTCGTGCCCGGCTTCTTCGACCCGCTGCGCGATACCGTGAAAGGGCAGCTCGTCGTCGCGCAATGCGTCTTCATGTACTTCTCCGCGCTGTACCTCGGATACCGCTTTACGCGGATGGATATCTAA